A stretch of DNA from Blastocatellia bacterium:
GAAGGACATGGCCCCCGGTCAGACGCTCGGTTGTTCGATCCGCCGGTCAGAGAGAGCACGGACCCACCTTCGGCAAACGCCTGCCCCTCTGCCCTGGCAGCAGCGCATGGATCACGGAGAGGTTCTCCGTTGAAGCTGTTCATCTCTTGCGTGGTTGATGGGTTCGGCGCAATTCATCGGCCATCGCCTTGATTTCGCTCAGGTCTCGCTTCATTTCGCTCCAGCCATACCAGAGCGCGTAGTCCGGGTTGGCGTGAAATGTTCCCTGAAACGCCCGCATCCGGTGTTCCAGATGCATGACGAACAGCTTCTGCTCGATCGGGGTCGGCGCATCGTGGAAGGTGAGCAGATCGGGAAAGGCATAGGCATAGGAAGCGGGCTTTTTCAGGATGCCGTCTTTATACAGTCCGGCCACCGTGCGAATGGCTTCGGCCAGCAGCCGATCGGCCTCTTTGATCATCTGATCGCCCTTTTCTAACTCCGCTTTGGCGAAGTTGAGCGAGTGGCATTGGTTGCAGGTCTTCACCATCTTGTCGCGTTCTTTTTGCCAGTCGTCGTGCGTCAGCCGGGCCACATCGGCGGCCTTGACCACATCAAGTCGCGGCGTCGGCTTGCCTTCAGGGTCGAGCACGCCGAGCGCCTGAAGAATCGTCGTTTGATCGGCGGCCCACTGCTTATCCTCCGGCAGAGGCAACCGCACGGCCAGAAATCCCCAGGCCGTTCGCACGGCATGGTTGCCTTCTTGCATGTGGCAGGTCTGGCAGGTGGGCGCGGCGACCATTTCCGGAAGCGTCTTGTTTTGCTTGAGCAAATAGCGCACGCCGTGCTTGGACGAGGAGTACATTTCCCATTGCGGATGGTCAAAGCCCATGTGGCAGGTCTGGCAGGCTTGTGGCTGCCGCGCCTCCGTCACCGAGAACGTATGCCGCGTGTGGCAGGCATCACAGGAGGCGACGCCGAAACCGGCTCCCATCGCCTTCAGTTCTTTGATCTCGGCTTCGGTCTTGAGTCCGATCTTGTGGCAGCCGCCACAGCCCTTCATCCCTTCGCGCAGCGCGACCGGCAGCGCATGCGTCGTGGGCATGGCTTTCATCGCCGCCCAGGCAAACGCATGCTTGCCGCTTTTGAATTGCTGCACCTGCGCTTCATGGCAGAGCGCGCAGGTTTCCGGTGTGGGAATCTTCACCTTGGCGACATCCTCAGCGGATGTGTGCTCATCCCCGTGACAGACGGCGCAATCAATATCATTCTGACTGTGCTTGCTCAATTGCCAATCCGAGACGATATTGGGCGTGACTTTCTTATGGCACTCGACGCATTGCACGGGGGCGGCTCCCGTCACTCCGGAAGCGCCTACCCCGGCTATGCCGTCGTCGCGCCCCAACAACGAGAATGCAACGACCACGAAGGCCATTCCAGCAGGGTAGAGTCTCCACCATCGGCACATTGAACACCTCCTTGAAATTGAAGTTTCACCCACGCGGGCGGCGAGAGTCAGCATCAACAGCTCAGGGTCTGCCCGATCTCGCCTTCATTGCTGTTCACCTTTCATTTCTGCGATGGGGAACCGACAGCAGCGCATGCCCTCGCTTCCCCACATCTCTGCCCTGGCCGCTTCGGGATGCATCTTCCGCGTCTACTTCGGCGTCAGCGAAACAGTTCTTCCACCTTTACGGAAAAGCCGGAGGGAGGATGTCAGGGTGTCCTCTTCCCTTAGCGTACAACTCAATCGAAGCGATGTTCCCCGGCGACGATAGACCTCAATGGTTTTCATCTGCCAATCCACAACCCAGTACTCTTTCGCCCCGTGGCGACTGTAAAGCTGGAGCTTGGTTCGTTTATCCTGCCGTTCATTCTCCGGCCCGGGAGACAGCACCTCGACGATCAAACCAGGCGCACCGCGCAACGTCCCGCTCTCAAGGTCAATGATATTCAGCCGATCCTTGCTCACCCAGATGATATCGGGAGCAACCGCATCTTCTTCGCTGAACACGACTCCGGGAGCTAAGACTGCCACTCCCCGTCCGGTTTTTTTTGCTCCAAACGCTTAGGGCCGTGAACAGCTCACCCCAGACGCGTTGATGAAACCAATGAGGTTGCGTGGACACGTAGAGTTCTCCTTCGATGAGCTCATACCGGTTACCATTTTCGGGGAGCGCTTCCAGGTCGGCGATGGTCAGTTTGATTGCTGACGCCATAGCAATCCTCCGGTTCGGCGATGAGTCTAGCACCGGGTGAGTGAGAAAACAAGATGACGAAATGTGCAGGCGAATGATCACGCGAAGGGTTTCCACGAGACGTCGTCGAAGAAGGCTCGCCCAGAGGCGCTAAGGAAGTGGGCGAGGGAAGCGATGGGATCATCCCTTCCTGGGGAAAATCGC
This window harbors:
- a CDS encoding multiheme c-type cytochrome translates to MCRWWRLYPAGMAFVVVAFSLLGRDDGIAGVGASGVTGAAPVQCVECHKKVTPNIVSDWQLSKHSQNDIDCAVCHGDEHTSAEDVAKVKIPTPETCALCHEAQVQQFKSGKHAFAWAAMKAMPTTHALPVALREGMKGCGGCHKIGLKTEAEIKELKAMGAGFGVASCDACHTRHTFSVTEARQPQACQTCHMGFDHPQWEMYSSSKHGVRYLLKQNKTLPEMVAAPTCQTCHMQEGNHAVRTAWGFLAVRLPLPEDKQWAADQTTILQALGVLDPEGKPTPRLDVVKAADVARLTHDDWQKERDKMVKTCNQCHSLNFAKAELEKGDQMIKEADRLLAEAIRTVAGLYKDGILKKPASYAYAFPDLLTFHDAPTPIEQKLFVMHLEHRMRAFQGTFHANPDYALWYGWSEMKRDLSEIKAMADELRRTHQPRKR
- a CDS encoding Uma2 family endonuclease; translated protein: MFSEEDAVAPDIIWVSKDRLNIIDLESGTLRGAPGLIVEVLSPGPENERQDKRTKLQLYSRHGAKEYWVVDWQMKTIEVYRRRGTSLRLSCTLREEDTLTSSLRLFRKGGRTVSLTPK
- a CDS encoding Uma2 family endonuclease; this translates as MASAIKLTIADLEALPENGNRYELIEGELYVSTQPHWFHQRVWGELFTALSVWSKKNRTGSGSLSSRSRVQRRRCGCSRYHLGEQGSAEYH